Proteins encoded by one window of Flagellimonas lutaonensis:
- a CDS encoding acetylornithine carbamoyltransferase, translating into MKHYLSIHDIGDLQTTVNEAIALKKNPYQFEQLGHQKTICLLFFNNSLRTRLSTQKAAMNLGMEVMVMNFGSEGWQLEFSDGAVMDGGKAEHIKEAAQVVSQYCDIVAIRAFAGLLDKKKDEAEEVLNGFKKYASIPVVNMESSVAHPLQALADTITIEEHRIIERPKVVLSWAPHPKPLPHAVPNSFVNMMRLQEAEFVITHPKGYELNPEVTKGCKIVHNQRQALENANFVYVKNWSSYSEYGKVLHTDKNWMMTQEKLGDAKFMHCLPVRRNVVVEDAVLDSLQSLVIEQANNRTYAAQVVLKRILENIK; encoded by the coding sequence ATGAAACACTATCTATCCATACACGACATCGGCGACCTGCAAACTACGGTCAACGAAGCCATTGCATTGAAAAAGAATCCGTATCAATTTGAACAATTGGGCCATCAAAAAACCATTTGCCTGTTGTTTTTCAACAATAGCCTGCGCACCCGTTTGAGCACACAAAAGGCGGCCATGAACTTAGGTATGGAGGTCATGGTCATGAATTTTGGAAGTGAAGGTTGGCAATTGGAGTTTTCAGACGGTGCAGTAATGGATGGTGGCAAGGCCGAGCATATCAAGGAAGCCGCCCAAGTGGTGTCACAGTACTGTGACATTGTGGCCATACGTGCCTTTGCAGGGCTTTTGGACAAAAAAAAGGACGAGGCTGAAGAAGTGCTGAACGGATTCAAAAAATATGCTTCAATTCCCGTGGTGAACATGGAAAGCTCAGTGGCCCATCCGCTGCAGGCCTTGGCCGATACCATTACCATTGAAGAGCATAGAATAATTGAACGGCCCAAAGTGGTGCTGTCATGGGCACCCCATCCCAAACCCCTGCCGCATGCAGTGCCAAATTCATTTGTGAACATGATGAGATTGCAAGAGGCCGAGTTCGTCATCACGCATCCGAAAGGGTACGAACTGAACCCTGAAGTAACAAAAGGCTGTAAAATTGTGCACAACCAACGCCAAGCCCTGGAAAATGCGAACTTTGTCTATGTCAAAAACTGGAGCAGCTATTCGGAGTACGGAAAAGTGCTGCACACAGATAAAAACTGGATGATGACGCAAGAAAAACTGGGCGATGCAAAATTCATGCACTGCCTACCCGTACGACGAAACGTGGTGGTCGAAGATGCCGTGTTGGACAGTCTGCAAAGCCTTGTCATCGAACAGGCCAATAACAGAACCTATGCTGCGCAAGTGGTTTTGAAAAGGATATTGGAGAATATAAAATAA
- the argB gene encoding acetylglutamate kinase, with product MEKLSIIKIGGNIIEDETQLLQFLKLFAAMDNPKILVHGGGKKASEISKKLGIEPKMHKGRRITDETALDVALMVYGGLANKKIVARLQSLGCNALGMSGADGNTIKAHKRPVKEMDYGFAGDVDGINADLITNLLHLGISPIFCALTHDQEGQLLNTNADTIASELAVGLSDDFEVTLYYCFEMNGVLRDVSDKGSVIKKIDSTSYQKLMSDGIISNGMLPKLHNCFHALQHGVNEVRIGNLALFEKGNPNYTTLTL from the coding sequence ATGGAAAAACTGAGTATCATAAAAATAGGAGGCAATATCATCGAAGATGAGACCCAGCTTCTGCAATTTCTTAAGCTGTTCGCTGCAATGGATAATCCAAAGATATTGGTCCACGGTGGGGGCAAAAAAGCTTCTGAAATTTCCAAAAAACTGGGTATCGAACCCAAAATGCACAAAGGTCGCCGAATCACCGATGAAACTGCCCTTGATGTGGCCCTAATGGTCTATGGCGGGCTCGCCAATAAAAAAATTGTGGCGCGATTACAATCTTTGGGCTGCAACGCTCTGGGTATGAGCGGTGCAGACGGCAACACCATCAAAGCGCATAAACGACCTGTAAAGGAGATGGATTACGGCTTTGCTGGTGATGTGGACGGCATTAATGCCGATTTGATAACCAATCTTTTACATCTTGGGATCTCGCCCATTTTCTGTGCATTGACCCACGACCAAGAAGGGCAGTTGTTGAACACCAATGCCGACACCATTGCTTCCGAATTGGCGGTGGGATTGAGCGATGATTTTGAGGTAACATTGTATTACTGTTTTGAAATGAACGGGGTGCTGCGTGATGTTTCCGATAAGGGTTCGGTAATCAAAAAAATCGATTCCACATCCTATCAAAAATTGATGTCCGATGGCATTATCAGTAATGGCATGCTCCCAAAACTGCACAACTGCTTCCACGCCCTGCAACATGGGGTGAACGAAGTAAGAATCGGTAATTTAGCCCTGTTTGAAAAAGGGAACCCCAATTATACAACGCTCACGTTATGA
- a CDS encoding M20 family metallo-hydrolase, which yields MTLDKDTLAKEALELLKELISIPSFSEEEDGTATAIDNWLEKFGVDTKRQYNNIYAFNKYYDESKPNLLLNSHHDTVKPNSAYTKDPFNPHIEDGKLYGLGSNDAGGALVSLLATFVHFYERQDLSHNIIMSATAEEEDAGDKSISALLPILPEIDVAIVGEPTQMQLAIAEKGLVVFEGKVEGTPSHAAHPNDNNAIYNTIEVLQWFKNYRFEKVSEVLGPVKMTVTQINAGSQHNVVPGHVDLVIDTRVNDCYTNEEVYEILKKEAPCKLTPRSLNLSSSSISINHPLVQSGIALGRETYGSPTLSDQAELSCQSLKLGPGDSTRSHSADEFIYVDEVIEGVGLYIDILEGFLSKK from the coding sequence ATGACGCTAGATAAAGACACCTTGGCAAAAGAAGCCCTAGAATTGTTGAAAGAGCTGATATCCATTCCATCCTTTTCCGAAGAGGAAGACGGGACGGCAACCGCCATTGACAATTGGTTGGAAAAGTTTGGAGTTGATACCAAAAGGCAATACAACAACATTTATGCGTTCAACAAATACTATGATGAAAGCAAGCCCAATCTGCTGCTGAACTCACACCACGACACAGTGAAACCCAATTCCGCTTATACCAAAGACCCGTTCAATCCGCATATCGAGGATGGAAAATTGTACGGGCTGGGCAGCAACGACGCGGGTGGGGCTCTGGTTTCGTTGTTGGCGACTTTTGTCCACTTCTACGAGCGTCAAGACCTCAGCCATAATATCATCATGAGCGCCACGGCCGAAGAAGAGGATGCTGGTGACAAGAGTATTTCTGCTTTGCTGCCCATTCTTCCTGAAATAGATGTGGCCATTGTGGGCGAGCCCACCCAAATGCAATTGGCCATTGCTGAAAAGGGATTGGTAGTCTTTGAGGGAAAAGTGGAGGGCACGCCTTCGCATGCGGCACACCCGAATGACAACAATGCCATTTACAACACCATAGAGGTTTTGCAATGGTTCAAGAATTACAGGTTTGAAAAAGTTTCGGAGGTCCTCGGGCCAGTGAAAATGACGGTCACCCAAATCAATGCGGGCAGCCAGCACAATGTGGTGCCAGGGCACGTTGACCTTGTTATTGACACCCGTGTGAACGATTGTTATACCAACGAAGAGGTTTATGAAATCTTGAAAAAGGAAGCCCCTTGCAAACTGACGCCGCGTTCATTGAATTTGAGTAGTTCTTCGATTTCAATCAACCACCCTTTGGTGCAATCGGGCATTGCGCTGGGCAGGGAAACCTACGGTTCGCCAACATTATCCGATCAAGCAGAATTAAGCTGCCAATCGTTGAAATTGGGCCCTGGTGACAGCACGCGGTCGCACTCCGCCGATGAGTTTATTTATGTAGATGAGGTAATCGAGGGCGTTGGGCTGTATATTGATATTTTGGAGGGATTCTTATCAAAGAAATGA
- the argH gene encoding argininosuccinate lyase, with translation MKLWDKGFSTDKKIDQFTVGNDRELDLVLAKYDVIASKAHAKMLGKMGLISKDESDALLKELETIGKSIAKGKFTIEDDFEDMHSKIEFLLTKRLGDTGKKIHTARSRNDQVLVAMQLYLKDELTEIKAQVKTLFDLLLKLAKQHQKVLLPGYTHLQLAMPSSFGLWFSAYAESLVDDLYFVQAAYKVADQNPLGSAAGYGSSFPIDRSFTTKEMGFETLKYNVVAAQMGRGKVEKATAFGISSIAATLSKLAMDITLYMSQNFDFISFPNELTTGSSIMPHKKNPDVFELIRAKCNKIQAVPNQLTLITNNLPSGYHRDLQLVKEIIVPALQDIKACLEMMTFSLKEIKVNKDILDDPKYDYLFSVDTLNEMVKSGMPFRDAYKTMGQAIENGNFKPKKDIKHTHKGSLGNLCLDEIKAKMQKALKP, from the coding sequence ATGAAACTCTGGGACAAAGGCTTTAGCACCGATAAAAAAATAGACCAATTCACCGTGGGCAATGACCGTGAGCTTGATCTCGTTTTGGCAAAATACGATGTCATCGCCTCAAAGGCCCACGCGAAGATGCTGGGCAAGATGGGATTGATTTCCAAGGATGAATCCGATGCGTTGTTAAAGGAATTGGAGACCATTGGAAAATCCATCGCAAAAGGCAAGTTCACCATCGAGGATGATTTTGAGGACATGCACTCAAAAATCGAATTTCTGCTCACCAAGAGATTGGGCGATACGGGAAAGAAAATCCATACCGCACGTTCACGAAACGACCAAGTGTTGGTGGCCATGCAATTGTACCTCAAGGATGAACTGACCGAAATCAAGGCACAGGTCAAAACATTGTTTGATTTACTGCTGAAACTGGCCAAACAACACCAAAAGGTGCTGCTGCCAGGTTATACACATTTACAGCTAGCCATGCCCTCTTCGTTCGGACTCTGGTTTTCGGCCTATGCCGAGAGTCTGGTCGATGATCTCTACTTCGTACAAGCCGCCTACAAGGTTGCGGACCAAAATCCGTTGGGGAGCGCCGCAGGGTATGGAAGCTCCTTCCCCATCGACCGAAGCTTCACCACCAAAGAAATGGGGTTCGAGACCCTCAAATACAATGTGGTCGCCGCCCAAATGGGCCGTGGAAAAGTCGAGAAGGCCACCGCTTTCGGTATTTCAAGCATCGCGGCCACGCTCTCAAAACTGGCGATGGACATCACGCTCTACATGAGCCAGAACTTTGATTTTATCTCTTTCCCAAATGAACTGACCACGGGCAGCAGCATCATGCCCCATAAAAAGAATCCCGATGTGTTTGAATTGATCCGCGCCAAGTGCAACAAGATACAGGCCGTGCCCAATCAACTCACACTTATCACCAACAATCTGCCGAGCGGCTACCACCGGGACCTTCAGCTGGTCAAGGAAATCATCGTGCCTGCCTTGCAAGACATAAAGGCCTGTCTCGAGATGATGACCTTCAGTTTAAAGGAAATCAAGGTCAACAAAGACATTCTTGACGACCCAAAGTACGACTACCTCTTCAGTGTCGATACGCTGAACGAGATGGTCAAAAGCGGTATGCCCTTTCGTGATGCCTACAAGACCATGGGACAGGCCATTGAAAACGGCAATTTTAAACCGAAAAAGGACATCAAACATACCCATAAGGGCAGTTTAGGGAATTTGTGTTTGGATGAGATCAAAGCAAAAATGCAGAAGGCTTTAAAACCCTAA
- a CDS encoding gliding motility-associated C-terminal domain-containing protein: MAKPLRCLLLLFSTFQLFSQTPVPDVNFEQFLVDEGIDSNGLTGDILNADAAAVTNLNITVNTITDFTGLEAFVNLITLNAGRNQFATLPLNTLTALEELVFDDNDALASLDLSNNTALRILELDSYIPGLVPHPPITVLDLSNNINLEDLTIGYMVNIDDLILPETASLTDIDINQVREDDLNFSKLSGLENLRIRGSAAVNPVTITLPDEKTVLKSLSISAINLDTVDVSEFIALENLYLFVTNVQTLLLPATNTLTDIDINNHRITNISFVNQPGLINLELNSIENGLGPLVVDLSQNLALEDLDLSNNEMTSIDIVNNVNLTDLDLGSNELTTLDITSNVLLEDVNVNRNQLTTLDLSQNPLLERLNISYNQFPGLDVTNNPELGSLIISNNLFTGTGLDLTQNPQLYYIDCSFNQIQSLNITQNTNLASFIGNNNLFSGTDIMDQFYNIQAARGGIYASQLLYVHFNNLSGRIPDFAGLINPNTNYFRLRFNDNNFEFGDFEDDHAEYVFNMSATNTFSSTELPIMTEYHYAPQAKVNNIENFTRNAGEDITLTTIVRGSQNHYQWFKDGMPLAGAPDSPELVLIELDDCDAGVYYCEITSDLVPFENANPPGTDGKNLLLVRNDISLNINVNKTCASLINPLNAATDVPVTTGLTWRENPSACSYILTVGTATGASDVVPATNVGKVETFNFDTDLAFNTTYFVNITPVFSDGSLGGCTEESFTTGSDYVVPDCTSLVSPENGALDVAIDTDVSWNHANGADAYRITIGTTTGNNDILDNFDVGNVTTYDLPTDLPENTEIYVTVTPYNVAGGAMDCTEESFTTTNVATVPSCTTLSNPANGSADVPWDTDVTWNAITEATGYRLTVGTSSGANDILNNFDVGNVTTYDLPSDLPHGTTIYVLTTPYNTVGDAVGCSEESFTTDLASTVACVRLINPLNGATNVSVTTDLTWETEPIADGYRLTVATSSGGNDILNNVDVGNATTYDLATDLPANTQIFVTIVPYDSVGSALDCSEESFTTSTPTIPSCTTLVSPIDGAVDISITTDLTWNSVNNADGYRLSIRDGASVSYNILDDVDVGNVTVFDLPNDLPENSDIYVLIVPYNDTGDAIGCTEAFFVTGEEPTIPECTSLLSPNNGSADIPIDINLSWNIVSNANGYRLIVGAASGQNDILDSADVGNVTFFDLPNDLPMNTEIFVTIVPYNSVGDATGCVEESFTTFNDMGNSVPNCTRLNTPADGAMDVAVDTDISWDSIAAADGYRLTIGTDSGGNDILNGEDVGLLTSYDLAENLPNAQQIYVTITPYNAQGNALGCNEESFTTIGLREEGQAETLFGFSPDGDGINDYWEINGIENHPANTVIIFNRWGDMVFKIEGYDNAGNVFRGEANQLTGMGAGQLPEGTYFFQINIPEEHNLKTTQGYLVLKR; the protein is encoded by the coding sequence ATGGCAAAACCATTACGCTGCCTTTTACTTCTTTTTTCAACTTTCCAACTATTTTCGCAGACCCCTGTTCCAGATGTTAATTTTGAGCAATTTTTAGTCGATGAGGGCATTGACAGCAACGGATTGACCGGTGATATTCTCAATGCCGATGCGGCCGCGGTGACCAATTTAAATATAACGGTGAACACCATTACCGATTTTACGGGGCTTGAAGCCTTTGTAAATCTTATTACCTTGAACGCTGGCCGCAATCAGTTCGCCACCCTACCATTAAATACCCTCACCGCATTGGAAGAATTGGTTTTTGATGACAATGATGCACTGGCATCGTTGGATCTCTCGAACAACACTGCATTGCGCATTCTTGAATTGGATAGCTATATTCCAGGTCTTGTGCCGCACCCGCCAATCACTGTTTTAGATTTATCGAATAACATAAATCTAGAAGATTTGACCATTGGTTATATGGTGAACATCGATGATCTTATATTACCTGAAACTGCAAGCTTGACCGATATCGACATCAACCAAGTTCGGGAAGATGACCTAAATTTTTCAAAGCTATCAGGCCTCGAAAATCTGCGGATTCGCGGAAGCGCGGCCGTTAATCCTGTTACCATTACCTTGCCCGATGAAAAAACGGTATTGAAATCACTTTCCATTTCAGCAATCAATTTAGATACCGTAGACGTGTCAGAATTCATTGCTCTTGAAAACCTGTATTTGTTCGTCACCAATGTGCAGACCCTTTTACTGCCCGCAACCAATACATTGACAGATATAGACATAAACAACCATCGAATCACCAATATTTCCTTTGTCAATCAACCCGGACTGATCAATTTGGAACTGAACAGCATTGAAAATGGTCTTGGCCCGCTCGTCGTAGATTTAAGTCAAAATCTTGCCTTGGAAGACCTTGATTTATCCAATAATGAGATGACATCTATCGACATCGTGAACAATGTCAACCTAACAGATTTGGACCTGGGCAGCAATGAACTGACCACTTTAGACATAACTTCAAATGTTCTACTTGAAGATGTAAATGTTAACCGAAACCAATTGACCACATTGGATTTATCACAGAATCCGTTATTGGAGCGATTGAACATCAGTTACAATCAATTTCCTGGTTTGGACGTCACCAACAACCCTGAATTGGGCTCATTGATCATCAGCAACAACCTTTTCACGGGAACAGGTTTGGATCTTACGCAAAACCCCCAACTCTATTATATAGATTGCTCCTTTAACCAAATTCAATCGTTGAATATCACCCAAAACACAAATTTGGCAAGCTTTATTGGCAATAACAACCTATTTTCCGGTACCGATATCATGGACCAATTTTACAACATACAGGCCGCACGTGGCGGTATTTATGCCTCTCAGCTGCTATATGTCCATTTTAATAATCTTTCTGGGAGAATCCCAGATTTTGCCGGCCTAATCAATCCCAATACCAATTATTTCAGGTTGCGTTTCAACGACAATAATTTCGAGTTTGGTGATTTTGAGGATGACCACGCTGAGTATGTATTCAATATGTCGGCAACCAACACTTTCAGTAGTACAGAGCTGCCCATCATGACCGAGTATCATTACGCTCCCCAAGCCAAGGTCAACAACATTGAAAACTTCACGAGAAATGCTGGTGAAGACATCACCCTGACCACCATTGTGCGTGGTAGCCAGAACCATTACCAATGGTTCAAAGATGGTATGCCCTTGGCAGGTGCCCCCGATAGCCCAGAATTGGTATTGATCGAATTGGATGACTGTGATGCCGGTGTCTATTACTGTGAGATAACCAGTGATCTTGTGCCTTTTGAAAACGCAAATCCACCGGGCACCGATGGCAAAAACCTGTTGTTGGTTCGAAACGACATCTCGCTGAACATCAACGTCAACAAGACGTGTGCATCCCTAATAAACCCATTGAACGCTGCTACCGATGTGCCTGTGACCACTGGCCTAACTTGGCGAGAAAACCCAAGTGCTTGCAGTTATATCTTGACCGTGGGCACCGCAACCGGAGCTTCAGATGTTGTGCCCGCTACCAATGTGGGCAAAGTGGAAACGTTCAACTTTGACACCGACCTAGCTTTCAACACAACTTATTTTGTTAATATCACGCCCGTTTTTTCAGATGGAAGTTTGGGCGGATGCACCGAAGAATCATTTACCACGGGCAGTGATTATGTAGTACCCGATTGCACCTCCCTGGTATCACCCGAAAACGGTGCTCTCGATGTTGCCATTGATACCGATGTTTCATGGAACCACGCCAATGGTGCCGACGCGTATCGAATAACTATCGGCACAACCACTGGCAACAACGATATTCTTGACAATTTTGACGTGGGCAACGTAACCACATATGATCTACCCACCGATCTGCCTGAAAACACCGAAATCTATGTAACGGTGACACCTTATAATGTTGCTGGGGGTGCCATGGACTGTACCGAGGAAAGCTTTACCACAACCAATGTGGCGACCGTGCCAAGTTGTACAACACTTTCAAATCCTGCAAACGGTTCGGCAGACGTGCCATGGGATACTGATGTAACATGGAACGCAATAACAGAAGCTACAGGTTACAGGTTGACCGTTGGTACTTCTTCGGGAGCAAACGATATTCTGAACAATTTCGATGTGGGCAATGTGACCACCTACGATTTGCCCAGTGACCTACCACATGGAACAACAATCTATGTTTTGACAACCCCCTACAATACTGTAGGCGATGCAGTAGGATGCAGCGAAGAAAGCTTCACCACAGACCTTGCTTCCACTGTGGCCTGCGTACGATTGATCAATCCATTAAATGGTGCGACCAACGTTTCCGTGACGACCGACTTGACATGGGAAACCGAACCTATTGCCGATGGGTACCGTTTAACAGTGGCAACTTCATCGGGCGGCAATGATATTTTGAACAATGTGGATGTCGGAAATGCAACTACTTATGACCTGGCTACAGATTTACCTGCCAATACCCAGATATTTGTAACCATAGTGCCCTACGATTCCGTTGGAAGTGCTTTGGATTGTTCTGAGGAGAGTTTCACGACCAGCACCCCAACGATACCCAGCTGCACAACATTGGTCAGCCCGATTGACGGAGCGGTCGATATTTCCATCACAACCGATTTAACTTGGAATTCGGTAAACAATGCCGATGGATACCGATTGAGTATCCGCGATGGGGCATCGGTGAGCTACAATATTTTAGATGATGTAGATGTCGGGAATGTGACGGTCTTCGATTTGCCCAACGACCTACCGGAGAACAGTGACATCTATGTACTAATAGTACCCTATAACGACACAGGTGATGCGATAGGCTGTACTGAAGCGTTTTTTGTGACCGGTGAAGAACCTACCATACCCGAATGTACTTCATTGCTAAGTCCGAACAATGGTTCTGCCGATATTCCCATCGATATAAATCTATCATGGAATATTGTTTCAAATGCCAACGGCTATCGATTGATTGTAGGAGCCGCTTCAGGGCAAAACGACATTCTCGATTCTGCAGACGTGGGCAATGTCACCTTTTTTGACCTGCCTAATGACCTGCCGATGAATACCGAGATTTTTGTGACCATCGTACCCTACAATTCTGTGGGAGATGCCACCGGATGTGTCGAAGAAAGCTTTACCACCTTCAACGACATGGGTAATTCGGTACCAAACTGTACCCGGTTGAACACCCCTGCAGATGGGGCAATGGATGTTGCCGTTGATACCGACATTTCTTGGGATAGCATTGCCGCAGCCGACGGTTATCGATTGACCATTGGAACCGATTCTGGGGGCAATGATATTTTGAATGGGGAGGATGTAGGACTGTTGACCTCGTATGATTTGGCCGAAAACTTGCCGAATGCCCAGCAGATTTACGTGACGATCACTCCCTACAATGCCCAAGGCAATGCCCTGGGATGCAACGAAGAATCGTTCACTACAATTGGACTTAGGGAAGAAGGCCAAGCAGAAACCCTCTTTGGGTTTTCACCCGATGGAGACGGCATCAACGATTATTGGGAAATCAACGGAATAGAGAACCATCCTGCCAATACGGTGATAATCTTTAACCGCTGGGGTGATATGGTGTTCAAGATCGAGGGGTATGACAATGCCGGAAATGTATTCAGGGGCGAGGCCAACCAGTTGACGGGTATGGGGGCCGGACAGCTTCCTGAGGGCACCTATTTTTTTCAAATCAACATTCCAGAAGAACATAATCTAAAGACTACCCAAGGGTACTTGGTGTTAAAGCGATAA
- a CDS encoding PorP/SprF family type IX secretion system membrane protein, producing MAKKFFSMVVFAIASTYLAWAQQTPTFTEYNYNTFVINSAYAGVFDGAEATLSNIGFGNPDFQGTPRSFAFTFNTPLQNQKMGLGAGVINDEIGVTSATQIFAAYSYKIYLNDNRHPYWKVYDRTFISFGLNAGALLYNQDLLGLGIQDDPNFTENVNTTLPLAGAGILFGHGNFFVGASMPNLLGDTFANQDNLQLSRPIYAYTGYHIALSRFQPDFVFKPSMLFKYESGAPFQVDANLSVNIKNTVEIGAGYRTSNTLNAFAGFYLFKNFRALYSYTQGSADSPIGNTHGIVLSYRAGNGYAVD from the coding sequence ATGGCAAAAAAGTTTTTTTCAATGGTGGTTTTTGCCATTGCCTCCACATATTTGGCATGGGCGCAACAGACCCCGACCTTTACGGAATACAATTACAACACCTTTGTCATCAACTCGGCCTATGCCGGAGTATTTGATGGTGCAGAGGCCACATTGAGCAACATTGGGTTCGGCAATCCAGATTTTCAAGGCACTCCGAGAAGCTTTGCTTTCACCTTCAACACGCCATTGCAAAACCAGAAAATGGGACTCGGTGCGGGGGTCATAAACGATGAGATCGGGGTTACTTCAGCAACACAGATTTTTGCCGCCTATTCGTACAAGATTTATTTGAACGACAACAGGCACCCCTACTGGAAAGTCTATGATCGTACCTTTATCTCTTTTGGCCTGAATGCAGGGGCACTGCTGTACAACCAAGACCTCTTGGGCTTGGGCATACAAGACGACCCCAACTTTACCGAGAACGTCAACACAACTTTGCCATTGGCAGGTGCGGGCATACTTTTTGGCCATGGCAACTTTTTTGTGGGGGCATCCATGCCCAATCTATTGGGCGACACTTTTGCCAACCAAGACAATCTACAGCTATCACGGCCCATTTACGCGTATACCGGATATCATATCGCCCTAAGCCGTTTTCAGCCCGATTTCGTGTTCAAACCCAGTATGCTCTTTAAGTATGAATCAGGGGCACCCTTTCAGGTCGATGCCAACCTATCGGTAAACATCAAAAATACCGTTGAAATCGGCGCAGGCTATAGAACCAGCAACACGTTGAACGCTTTTGCCGGCTTCTACCTCTTTAAAAATTTTAGGGCGCTCTATAGTTATACCCAAGGCAGTGCCGACTCGCCCATAGGCAACACCCACGGTATTGTCCTCAGTTATCGTGCAGGAAATGGCTACGCTGTTGATTGA
- a CDS encoding pseudouridine synthase produces the protein MAKSDNYKGRKASGRQGGSYREKSNARGNSPIKRSQQQKETAPQLKKDPNLIRLNRFIANAGVCSRREADTFIKAGNVTVNGKVITEMGHKVKRTDDVRFDGRKLNPEKKEYVLLNKPKNFITTTSDEKGRRTVMELVSSASKNRLYPVGRLDRNTTGLLLFTNDGDLAKKLTHPKHGVRKIYHVHLDQNLKIADLRKIREGLQLEDGKIEVDEVDYVKGATKKEVGIEIHSGRNRIVRRIFEHLGYTVTKLDRVVFAGLTKKDLPRGHWRPLTQQEVINLGMIK, from the coding sequence ATGGCGAAATCAGACAACTACAAGGGCCGAAAGGCTTCGGGCAGGCAAGGTGGCAGTTATAGAGAAAAAAGTAATGCCCGTGGCAATTCTCCGATAAAACGAAGCCAACAACAAAAAGAGACAGCACCCCAATTAAAAAAGGACCCCAATCTTATTCGTTTGAACCGTTTTATTGCCAATGCGGGGGTTTGTTCCCGAAGAGAGGCCGACACCTTCATCAAAGCGGGCAATGTGACCGTAAATGGCAAGGTGATTACCGAGATGGGGCACAAGGTAAAGCGCACTGACGATGTGCGGTTTGATGGGCGAAAGCTGAACCCCGAGAAAAAGGAGTACGTGCTGCTCAACAAGCCCAAGAACTTTATCACCACTACCAGCGATGAAAAAGGGCGTAGAACCGTGATGGAACTGGTTTCAAGTGCCTCAAAGAACCGTCTCTATCCCGTGGGCCGTTTAGATCGCAACACTACAGGACTCCTTCTCTTTACCAACGATGGCGATCTGGCCAAAAAATTGACCCACCCAAAACACGGGGTCCGCAAGATTTACCATGTACACTTGGACCAAAACCTAAAAATCGCCGACCTGCGAAAGATTCGTGAGGGCCTGCAGTTGGAAGATGGCAAAATAGAGGTCGATGAGGTCGACTACGTAAAGGGTGCCACCAAAAAGGAAGTGGGCATCGAAATTCATTCGGGCCGCAACCGTATTGTGCGCCGCATCTTTGAGCATTTGGGCTATACGGTGACAAAACTAGATCGTGTGGTTTTTGCCGGACTCACCAAAAAAGACCTGCCGCGAGGCCATTGGCGGCCTTTGACGCAACAAGAGGTGATCAATTTGGGGATGATAAAGTGA